Proteins from a single region of Ochotona princeps isolate mOchPri1 chromosome 27, mOchPri1.hap1, whole genome shotgun sequence:
- the BHLHE41 gene encoding class E basic helix-loop-helix protein 41, giving the protein MDEGIPHLQERQLLEHRDFIGLDYSSLYMCKPKRGMKRDDSKDTYKLPHRLIEKKRRDRINECIAQLKDLLPEHLKLTTLGHLEKAVVLELTLKHLKALTALTEQQHQKIIALQNGERSLKSPIQSDLDAFHSGFQTCAKEVLQYLSRFESWTPREPRCVQLINHLHAVATQFLPTPQQLTQQVPLGKGAGAASASGPAAAAGHKLEPPAHCVPVIQRTQPSAELAAENDTDTDSGYGGEAEARPDREQGKGAGASRVTIKQEPPGEDSPAPKRMKLDARGGGGGGPGGGAAAAAAALLGPDPAAAALLRPDAALLSSLVAFGGGGGAPFAQPATAAAPFCLPFYFLSPSAAAAAAYVQPFLDKSGLEKYLYPAAAAAPFPLLYPGIPAPAAAAAAAAAAAAAAAFPCLSSVLSPPPEKAAATTAAAATLLPPEVAPSAALRAHGRTHLPFAGHPESSPQEDPAQPGKEAP; this is encoded by the exons ATGGACGAAggaattcctcatttgcaagagAGACAGTTACTGGAACATAGAGATTTTATAGG ACTGGACTAttcctctttgtatatgtgtAAACCCAAAAGGGGTATGAAGCGAGACGACAGCAAG GATACCTACAAATTACCGCACAGActaatagaaaagaaaagaagagatcgAATTAATGAATGTATTGCTCAGTTAAAAGATTTACTGCCTGAACATCTGAAATTAACC ACCCTGGGGCATCTGGAGAAAGCCGTCGTCTTGGAATTAACTTTGAAACACTTAAAAGCTTTAACAGCCTTAACCGAGCAGCAGCATCAGAAGATAATTGCTTTACAGAATG gggAGCGATCGCTGAAGTCGCCCATTCAGTCCGACTTGGATGCGTTCCACTCGGGATTTCAAACCTGCGCCAAAGAAGTCCTGCAATACCTCTCCCGCTTTGAGAGCTGGACACCCAGGGAGCCGCGCTGTGTCCAGCTCATCAACCACTTGCACGCCGTGGCCACCCAGTTCTTGCCCACCCCCCAGCAGTTGACTCAACAGGTCCCCCTGGGCAAGGGCGCCGGCGCGGCCTCGGCCTCCGGTCCCGCAGCCGCCGCTGGCCACAAGCTGGAGCCTCCGGCCCACTGCGTGCCCGTCATCCAGCGGACTCAGCCCAGCGCCGAGCTCGCCGCCGAAAACGACACGGACACCGACAGCGGCTACGGCGGCGAGGCCGAGGCCCGGCCGGACCGCGAGCAGGGCAAAGGCGCGGGCGCAAGCCGCGTCACCATCAAGCAGGAGCCGCCCGGGGAGGACTCGCCGGCGCCCAAGAGGATGAAGCTGGAtgcccgcggcggcggcggcggcggccccgggggcggcgcggcggcggcggcggccgcgctCCTGGGGCCTGACCCGGCCGCGGCCGCGCTCCTCAGACCCGACGCCGCCCTGCTCAGCTCCCTGGTGGCGTTCGGCGGAGGCGGGGGCGCGCCCTTTGCGCAGCCGGCGACCGCCGCGGCCCCCTTCTGCCTGCCCTTCTACTTCCTCTCGccctcggccgccgccgccgccgcctacGTGCAGCCCTTCCTGGACAAGAGCGGCCTGGAGAAGTATCTATACCCGGCGGCCGCCGCCGCGCCGTTCCCACTGCTGTACCCCGGCATCCCTGCCCcggccgccgccgcagccgcagctgcggccgccgcggccgccgccgccttcCCCTGCCTGTCGTCGGTGCTGTCGCCCCCTCCCGAGAAGGCCGCGGCCACTACGGCCGCCGCCGCGACCCTCCTGCCGCCCGAGGTGGCGCCCTCTGCGGCGCTGCGCGCGCACGGCCGCACCCACCTGCCCTTCGCTGGCCACCCGGAGAGTTCTCCTCAGGAAGATCCTGCGCAGCCGGGGAAGGAGGCGCCCTGA